In Neokomagataea tanensis, one genomic interval encodes:
- a CDS encoding energy transducer TonB yields MAFSRRSDRRRFRGALLASVGVHSALILYMLVTIPFSKPPEPPEPPAVEMQFEQAGPPTHPIKADHPAPKPAPAPAPVRNDAPPAPTPPEKAPTEEPPPPPPPPQAVPPPPESKPTPLPPLKLPPKVTTPEPSPTPAAPPRPSPPSESKMVAPPSPQTQKADTLPDTPKFSHITQDHPTKNAQPDSHSLLATLDSFRADQKQTHAAHARANPPQGGAPDGGGVPNGDITKALSLGDQKAIGASVRRCYTEDTEARNYASFVAHLIVTVDAQGEARLVRFAPETASRMAGDPSYRVLAERARDAVLSPTCAHLPIPGNLLGKTHELRFVFRP; encoded by the coding sequence GTGGCTTTTTCTCGCCGCTCGGATCGCCGGCGTTTTCGCGGCGCGCTTCTGGCTTCGGTTGGGGTGCATAGCGCCCTGATCCTGTACATGTTGGTCACGATCCCATTCTCCAAGCCGCCTGAACCGCCGGAGCCCCCGGCGGTTGAAATGCAGTTTGAACAGGCTGGCCCACCAACACATCCTATTAAAGCGGATCACCCTGCACCGAAGCCAGCTCCAGCGCCGGCGCCGGTTCGTAATGATGCGCCTCCTGCTCCAACTCCACCGGAGAAGGCACCGACGGAGGAGCCGCCACCGCCGCCACCCCCGCCACAAGCTGTGCCACCACCGCCGGAGAGTAAGCCGACGCCGCTGCCGCCGTTGAAGCTGCCGCCAAAGGTTACAACACCTGAGCCGTCACCAACGCCCGCGGCACCTCCGCGTCCGTCCCCTCCGTCAGAGTCGAAGATGGTAGCGCCACCTTCGCCGCAGACGCAGAAGGCGGACACGTTGCCGGATACGCCAAAATTCTCGCATATTACGCAGGATCACCCGACCAAGAACGCGCAGCCGGACAGCCATTCTCTTTTAGCCACCTTGGATAGTTTCCGAGCTGACCAGAAGCAGACGCATGCGGCACATGCGCGGGCTAACCCGCCGCAGGGCGGTGCGCCGGATGGCGGCGGTGTGCCAAATGGTGACATCACGAAGGCTCTCAGCCTTGGTGACCAGAAGGCTATCGGTGCTTCAGTTCGCCGTTGTTACACGGAAGATACGGAAGCACGGAACTATGCCAGCTTCGTTGCGCATTTAATTGTAACGGTTGATGCACAAGGGGAGGCTCGTTTAGTGCGCTTCGCACCAGAAACAGCATCGCGTATGGCAGGGGATCCTTCCTATCGCGTATTGGCGGAGCGGGCCCGTGACGCAGTGTTGAGCCCAACCTGTGCGCATCTTCCTATTCCTGGAAATCTGTTGGGCAAGACGCATGAGTTGCGTTTTGTTTTCCGACCCTAA
- the tolB gene encoding Tol-Pal system beta propeller repeat protein TolB, which yields MSFLSDRDAETLSTVFSRRKVLAATAGGLMISPLSAFAQSAAAPGEAEITVDQARQAPIPIVVPSFGAGLGSQISSVIASDLSSTGLFKVMDGSVPPGSTPDFAGLKAQGARAAVAGQAVGSDSVRVEMRLWDVVSGQQLQGTAYTASQLNWRRIAHIIADVIYERMLGEKGYFDTRIAYIARTGPRRHQITKLALMDQDGFNQRMLTGGQWLTLTPRFNPSRDQVAFMSYANNRPRVYLFDLGSGRQQVLGTFDGISFAPRFAPDGQQVVLSATRGSGSDLYSVDLASGSKRQLTNSGGAIDTSPCYSPDGRQIVFVSDRGGSPQLYVMSASGGGAQRISYGSGQYGSPVWSPRGDLIAFTRIGGGGFSLGVMNPDGSGERILTKGFTVESPTFCPNGRVLAFCRQTASGAGGAGFSSAIGTVDITGFNERILHTGTGASDPAWSPMNG from the coding sequence ATGTCCTTCCTGTCTGATCGTGACGCTGAGACACTGAGCACTGTTTTTTCCCGCCGCAAAGTTTTGGCTGCGACGGCAGGGGGGCTTATGATCTCCCCACTTTCAGCTTTTGCACAAAGTGCTGCGGCACCTGGCGAAGCTGAAATTACGGTAGATCAAGCGCGGCAAGCTCCCATTCCCATTGTTGTGCCAAGCTTTGGTGCCGGCTTGGGGTCACAGATCTCTAGCGTCATTGCTTCTGACTTGAGCAGCACGGGTTTGTTCAAAGTCATGGACGGTAGTGTGCCTCCGGGCTCCACCCCTGATTTCGCGGGGTTGAAAGCCCAAGGTGCCCGCGCTGCCGTGGCGGGCCAAGCCGTTGGTAGCGACAGCGTACGCGTTGAAATGCGGCTGTGGGATGTTGTGTCCGGACAGCAATTGCAGGGAACGGCTTATACAGCTTCGCAGCTGAACTGGCGCCGTATCGCGCATATCATTGCTGATGTGATCTATGAGCGGATGCTCGGCGAGAAGGGATATTTTGATACCCGCATTGCATATATTGCGCGTACAGGACCACGCCGCCACCAAATCACCAAGTTAGCGTTGATGGACCAAGACGGATTTAATCAGCGGATGTTGACGGGCGGGCAGTGGTTGACGCTGACGCCACGTTTCAACCCTTCGCGCGATCAAGTTGCGTTCATGTCTTATGCGAATAATCGTCCGCGCGTTTATCTGTTTGATTTGGGCTCCGGCCGTCAGCAGGTTCTGGGCACATTTGACGGCATTTCTTTTGCGCCACGCTTTGCGCCGGATGGGCAACAGGTTGTGCTGTCCGCAACCCGTGGGAGCGGCTCAGACCTGTATTCCGTTGATTTGGCTTCAGGCAGCAAGCGGCAGTTGACCAATTCCGGCGGGGCGATTGATACAAGCCCATGCTACAGCCCGGATGGCCGCCAGATTGTGTTTGTTTCCGACCGTGGGGGCAGTCCTCAGCTTTACGTCATGAGTGCGTCAGGCGGTGGAGCGCAACGTATATCTTACGGCTCTGGCCAGTATGGCTCGCCCGTTTGGTCCCCGCGTGGTGATCTGATCGCGTTTACCCGTATTGGTGGCGGCGGTTTCTCTCTCGGCGTGATGAATCCAGACGGTTCTGGTGAACGGATACTCACCAAAGGCTTCACGGTTGAATCACCAACCTTCTGCCCAAATGGGCGGGTGCTTGCCTTCTGCCGCCAAACGGCGTCGGGTGCAGGAGGGGCGGGATTCTCGTCTGCAATCGGGACTGTTGATATTACCGGATTCAACGAACGTATCCTCCACACGGGTACCGGCGCGTCCGATCCCGCATGGTCACCGATGAACGGCTAA
- the tolR gene encoding protein TolR yields the protein MGMSAGGGARKGGRRRNRAASEINVTPLVDVMLVLLIIFMVTAPMMTSGVNVDLPKTDASPVNADTKPITVSLRGDGSIYLGEDPVSGDQLVAQLKTLAQDDPNHRIFVRADAHIDYGRVMQVMGQITSGGFTHVALLAQQPQSGP from the coding sequence ATGGGCATGTCCGCAGGAGGCGGCGCGCGCAAGGGAGGCCGCAGGCGAAACCGCGCAGCGTCAGAAATTAACGTCACTCCGCTTGTGGACGTGATGTTGGTTCTGCTCATCATTTTCATGGTGACAGCGCCAATGATGACCAGTGGTGTTAATGTTGACCTGCCAAAGACGGATGCCAGCCCGGTAAACGCGGATACGAAACCCATTACGGTTTCACTGCGTGGGGATGGCTCGATTTATCTGGGGGAAGACCCAGTATCGGGTGATCAGTTAGTGGCTCAGCTGAAAACGCTGGCACAAGATGACCCAAACCACCGTATTTTTGTGCGTGCTGATGCACATATTGATTATGGTCGCGTCATGCAGGTCATGGGGCAAATTACGTCTGGCGGGTTTACGCATGTGGCGTTGTTAGCTCAACAGCCGCAGAGCGGGCCTTAA
- the ruvB gene encoding Holliday junction branch migration DNA helicase RuvB, with product MSDMRPTDAAKQPDDMNEGGIRPESLADFTGQKASRENLSVFIEAARARGEALDHVLLHGPPGLGKTTLAQIVSRELGVGFRATSGPVIQRAGDLAAILTNLQPRDVLFIDEIHRLQPAIEEILYPAMEDFQLDLIIGEGPAARSVRIDLAPFTLVAATTRAGLLATPLRDRFGIPLRLVFYTPDELRAIVSRGALKLGMNLKAEGAEEIARRSRGTPRIAGRLLRRVRDFALVAGKAVIDRELADAALSRLEVDARGLDAMDRRYLMRIAEHHKGGPVGVETVAAGLAEARDTLEDVIEPYLIQEGMVLRTARGRMLGEPGWKHLGLTPPASQVDLLTALEQSPSDV from the coding sequence ATGAGTGATATGCGCCCTACGGATGCAGCCAAGCAGCCGGATGATATGAATGAGGGCGGCATCCGGCCGGAAAGTCTGGCGGATTTTACAGGACAAAAAGCAAGCCGCGAAAATTTGTCCGTGTTCATTGAAGCCGCGCGTGCGCGCGGGGAAGCGCTGGACCATGTTTTGCTGCACGGTCCGCCGGGGCTAGGCAAGACTACGCTCGCGCAAATTGTATCGCGGGAATTAGGGGTTGGATTCCGTGCGACATCTGGTCCTGTCATTCAGCGTGCGGGGGATTTGGCTGCTATCCTCACTAATCTTCAGCCGCGTGATGTGTTGTTCATTGACGAGATACACCGCCTTCAGCCCGCAATTGAAGAAATCCTATACCCCGCAATGGAGGATTTCCAGCTGGATCTCATCATTGGGGAAGGGCCGGCGGCTCGGTCCGTAAGGATTGATCTCGCACCTTTCACTTTAGTCGCAGCGACAACGCGGGCAGGGCTTCTGGCAACGCCCCTCCGTGATCGTTTCGGCATTCCTCTGCGGCTCGTTTTTTACACACCGGATGAACTTCGGGCGATTGTTTCGCGTGGTGCGCTTAAATTGGGGATGAATTTGAAAGCTGAGGGCGCGGAGGAGATTGCCCGTCGCTCTCGCGGTACACCACGTATCGCTGGCCGTCTGTTGCGTCGGGTGCGTGATTTCGCCCTTGTGGCAGGAAAGGCGGTTATAGACCGGGAGTTGGCTGATGCGGCGCTGTCACGACTTGAAGTCGATGCGCGTGGACTGGATGCAATGGACCGACGCTATCTTATGCGAATCGCAGAGCACCACAAAGGTGGCCCGGTCGGGGTTGAGACAGTTGCAGCAGGTTTGGCTGAAGCACGAGATACTCTCGAGGATGTTATTGAGCCCTATCTCATTCAGGAAGGCATGGTCTTGCGCACGGCACGAGGGCGGATGTTGGGTGAGCCGGGATGGAAGCATCTGGGCCTGACACCACCTGCCAGTCAGGTTGATTTGCTGACTGCGCTGGAGCAGAGTCCTTCGGACGTTTGA
- a CDS encoding peptidylprolyl isomerase, with protein MRLNRSLLAGATLLTAASFVLSPAHAAPAPAAAPAQAPTAAPAAPPSPTMVIATVNGEKITFGDVQHAASSLPPQARQLQPSVLIPLLVNQLVDQKAIQMVANKEGLQNKPDVKAAMEAAANGALQNAYLEEKVAPLVTDAALQDYYQAHYANQKPEEEVHARHILVETEAQAKDIIKQLNHGADFAKLAAQLSKDKGSAGANGGDLGWFKKGDMLPAFSEAAFSMKPNSISQTPVHTQYGYHVIQVLGSRTAPVPTFEQLHDQIRQEVIRDQVRTVVQKAEAQVKVVHFDAQGKPITAAPAQAAPAQK; from the coding sequence ATGCGGCTTAACCGCTCTCTTCTCGCTGGTGCAACGCTCCTCACGGCAGCGTCATTCGTTCTTTCTCCTGCTCACGCTGCGCCAGCTCCTGCGGCTGCACCAGCACAGGCACCTACAGCGGCACCAGCCGCTCCCCCGAGCCCAACCATGGTTATTGCCACGGTCAATGGCGAAAAAATCACATTTGGTGACGTCCAGCATGCTGCATCAAGCCTGCCTCCACAGGCACGCCAGCTGCAGCCTTCCGTCCTGATCCCGCTGCTCGTCAACCAACTCGTTGACCAAAAAGCCATTCAGATGGTCGCCAACAAGGAAGGTTTGCAAAACAAGCCTGACGTTAAGGCAGCCATGGAAGCAGCTGCTAACGGTGCGCTGCAAAACGCTTACCTAGAAGAAAAAGTTGCACCTCTGGTTACGGATGCAGCGCTGCAGGATTATTATCAGGCGCATTACGCAAACCAGAAGCCTGAAGAAGAAGTTCACGCACGCCACATTCTTGTAGAGACCGAAGCGCAAGCCAAGGACATCATCAAGCAACTTAACCACGGTGCGGACTTCGCAAAGCTGGCAGCACAATTGTCCAAGGACAAGGGTTCTGCTGGTGCAAATGGCGGCGACCTTGGCTGGTTCAAGAAAGGCGACATGCTGCCAGCATTCTCTGAAGCGGCATTCTCCATGAAGCCAAACTCCATTTCACAAACGCCAGTGCATACGCAGTATGGCTACCATGTCATTCAGGTTCTGGGCTCACGCACAGCACCAGTTCCGACGTTTGAGCAACTGCACGATCAAATCCGTCAGGAAGTCATCCGTGATCAGGTGCGCACTGTTGTGCAGAAAGCTGAAGCACAGGTAAAAGTGGTTCACTTTGACGCGCAGGGTAAGCCCATCACGGCAGCACCTGCTCAGGCTGCGCCTGCTCAGAAGTAA
- the secA gene encoding preprotein translocase subunit SecA: MFARLARAVFGSANDRMLKAYQRRVPEINALEASVQPLTDDELRQRTTLFRERLAKGETLDALLPEAFAVCREAARRVLGKRHFDVQLIGGMVLNDGRIAEMRTGEGKTLVGTLAVYLNALTGKGVHVVTVNDYLASRDAEEMSALYSFLGLTTGVIIPNLSDDERRAAYACDITYGTNNEFGFDYLRDNMKYSLNDMVQRPFNHAIVDEVDSILIDEARTPLIISGPAEDSSDLYRSVDAVVARLVQVPDAFDKDEKQKNVTLTETGSDAVEALLRDAEVMPEGGLYDIHNVAVVHHVQQSLRAHTLFTRDVDYIVRDGKVVIIDEFTGRMMDGRRYSDGLHQALEAKEGVEIQQENQTLASITFQNYFRLYPKLSGMTGTAMTEADEFAEIYNLTVVEIPTNRAVRREDTDDEVYLTAIEKYDAVANLIEEVHAKGQPILVGTTSIEKSEYLSALLNKRKIAHSVLNARHHEKEASIVAQAGAPGAITIATNMAGRGTDIKLGGNTEMMIHASSEGVEDEGELTRIAERIQQEVAKGHEAVMSSGGLYVIGTERHESRRVDNQLRGRAGRQGDPGNSRFFLSLEDDLIRIFSGDRMGGLMQKMGLKEGEAIVHPWMNKGIETAQKRVEARNFDMRKNTLKYDDVMNDQRKEVYAQRREYMALDDLSGVVTEFRQEIVAELVHAHIPEKSFPEAWDMEGLSKDIIRVLNLDLPVLEWAKEDGVDADVVIERIESEAEKAQAARAANMGPELMRLVEKQVVLTTFDAVWKEHLHGLDQLRQGIGLRAYGQRDPLNEYKQEAFQMFTHMLDDMRVRVTQTMTRIQAVAEPPAYPAVPESAAPQLESAEPDAATLQAWHETVARNANCPCGSGVKFKHCHGKLA, translated from the coding sequence ATGTTCGCACGCCTCGCCCGCGCCGTCTTCGGCTCCGCTAACGATCGTATGCTCAAGGCGTATCAACGCCGTGTGCCTGAAATCAATGCTCTTGAGGCATCGGTTCAGCCACTGACAGACGATGAGCTGCGCCAGCGCACTACTTTGTTTCGTGAGCGGTTAGCGAAAGGCGAAACGCTCGATGCACTTTTGCCAGAAGCCTTTGCTGTGTGCCGTGAAGCGGCGCGCAGAGTGCTGGGCAAGCGCCATTTCGATGTCCAGCTTATTGGTGGCATGGTGCTCAATGACGGCCGCATTGCAGAAATGCGGACGGGCGAGGGCAAGACGCTTGTTGGAACCCTGGCCGTTTACCTCAATGCGCTGACTGGCAAAGGCGTTCATGTCGTAACTGTCAACGACTATCTTGCCTCGCGTGACGCAGAAGAAATGTCGGCCTTGTACAGTTTTCTCGGTTTGACGACGGGCGTTATCATCCCGAATTTGTCTGACGATGAACGCCGTGCAGCTTATGCGTGTGACATCACCTACGGTACCAACAACGAGTTCGGCTTCGATTATCTTCGTGATAATATGAAGTATTCTCTGAACGATATGGTGCAGCGTCCTTTCAACCACGCGATCGTGGATGAGGTGGACAGCATTTTGATCGATGAAGCGCGAACGCCGCTGATCATTTCCGGTCCGGCAGAAGATAGCTCCGATCTGTATCGCTCTGTGGATGCCGTTGTTGCGCGCCTAGTGCAGGTGCCTGACGCTTTCGATAAAGATGAAAAGCAGAAGAATGTTACGCTGACCGAGACAGGGTCAGACGCCGTCGAAGCCCTGCTGCGGGATGCGGAGGTCATGCCAGAAGGCGGCCTATACGATATTCACAACGTAGCTGTGGTGCATCACGTGCAGCAATCGCTGCGTGCGCACACGCTTTTCACGCGCGATGTGGATTACATCGTACGTGACGGTAAAGTCGTTATCATTGACGAGTTTACGGGACGCATGATGGATGGCCGCCGTTATTCTGACGGTTTGCATCAGGCGCTTGAAGCGAAAGAAGGCGTGGAAATCCAGCAGGAAAATCAGACGCTGGCGTCCATTACGTTCCAGAATTATTTCCGTCTCTATCCGAAGCTGTCTGGCATGACCGGTACGGCGATGACAGAAGCTGATGAGTTTGCTGAAATCTACAACCTCACAGTTGTGGAAATCCCAACAAACCGTGCAGTCCGTCGTGAGGACACAGATGACGAAGTGTATCTCACGGCCATTGAGAAATATGACGCTGTCGCCAACTTGATTGAAGAAGTCCACGCAAAAGGTCAGCCGATCTTAGTTGGGACGACTTCTATTGAGAAAAGTGAATATCTTTCCGCGCTTTTGAACAAGCGAAAGATCGCCCACAGCGTTCTAAACGCCCGCCACCATGAAAAAGAAGCGAGTATCGTTGCGCAGGCTGGTGCCCCGGGCGCGATTACGATTGCTACGAATATGGCAGGGCGCGGCACGGATATTAAGCTTGGTGGTAACACCGAGATGATGATCCATGCCTCAAGCGAAGGCGTAGAGGACGAAGGTGAATTGACCCGTATTGCTGAGCGTATTCAGCAGGAAGTGGCCAAGGGTCATGAAGCGGTGATGTCGTCGGGTGGTCTATACGTTATCGGTACCGAGCGGCATGAAAGCCGCCGGGTTGATAACCAGCTGCGCGGCCGTGCTGGACGTCAGGGGGACCCGGGTAACTCCCGTTTCTTCCTCTCCCTTGAAGATGATTTGATCCGTATTTTCTCGGGCGACCGTATGGGTGGCCTTATGCAGAAAATGGGCCTGAAAGAGGGTGAGGCAATCGTCCACCCTTGGATGAATAAGGGCATCGAAACGGCTCAGAAACGCGTAGAAGCTCGTAACTTCGACATGCGTAAGAATACACTTAAATACGATGACGTCATGAACGATCAGCGTAAGGAAGTGTACGCACAGCGCCGCGAATACATGGCTCTGGATGACCTTTCGGGTGTTGTAACCGAGTTTCGTCAGGAAATTGTGGCAGAACTGGTCCACGCGCACATCCCAGAAAAATCCTTTCCTGAAGCGTGGGATATGGAAGGTCTGTCCAAAGATATCATTCGTGTGTTGAACCTTGATCTTCCTGTGCTTGAATGGGCGAAGGAAGATGGCGTCGACGCCGATGTTGTTATTGAACGTATTGAGTCTGAGGCTGAGAAGGCACAGGCAGCGCGCGCCGCTAATATGGGGCCGGAGCTGATGCGTTTGGTCGAAAAGCAGGTTGTGCTGACGACGTTTGATGCTGTTTGGAAAGAGCATCTGCATGGCTTGGACCAATTGCGCCAAGGCATTGGCCTGCGTGCATACGGTCAGCGTGACCCGCTGAACGAGTACAAGCAGGAAGCGTTCCAGATGTTCACGCACATGCTGGACGACATGCGCGTGCGCGTAACTCAGACCATGACGCGCATTCAAGCTGTGGCTGAACCCCCGGCTTATCCGGCGGTGCCAGAAAGTGCTGCGCCGCAGCTAGAGTCCGCCGAACCTGACGCGGCAACGCTGCAGGCATGGCACGAGACAGTTGCGCGCAACGCAAACTGCCCGTGTGGGTCGGGCGTGAAGTTCAAGCATTGCCACGGCAAGCTCGCCTAA
- a CDS encoding YebC/PmpR family DNA-binding transcriptional regulator: MAGHSQFKNIMHRKGAQDAKRAKQFAKVLREITVAVRSGLPDPSSNPRLRAALSAAREANMPKDNVERAIKKASGAAGGEDYVEVRYEGYGPAGVAIIVEGLTDNRNRTAGEVRAAFSKHGGSMGESNSVSFMFQRLGVVSYPKDVASEDDMLEAAIEAGADNAATTAEGHEVTCAMEDLFAVRDALEARFGEPTSAKLDWRPENTITLDEEKARSVLKLIDVLDDNDDVQAVYANFDLPDDVAEALAA, from the coding sequence ATGGCCGGTCATTCACAGTTTAAAAACATTATGCACCGTAAGGGCGCTCAGGATGCCAAGCGCGCCAAGCAATTTGCTAAAGTTCTGCGCGAAATTACGGTTGCCGTGCGTTCGGGCCTTCCTGACCCATCTTCAAATCCTCGCCTGCGTGCAGCGCTTTCCGCCGCGCGTGAAGCTAACATGCCCAAAGATAATGTTGAGCGTGCGATCAAGAAAGCATCAGGCGCAGCAGGTGGCGAGGATTACGTAGAAGTCCGCTACGAAGGTTATGGCCCAGCTGGTGTTGCCATCATTGTTGAAGGCTTGACGGATAATCGCAACCGTACCGCAGGCGAGGTCCGTGCAGCGTTTTCCAAGCATGGCGGCTCTATGGGCGAGTCTAACTCGGTCTCCTTCATGTTCCAGCGTTTAGGTGTTGTGTCGTATCCGAAAGACGTAGCGTCAGAAGACGATATGCTTGAGGCAGCAATTGAAGCCGGCGCTGATAATGCGGCTACGACGGCTGAAGGCCATGAAGTGACCTGCGCAATGGAAGATTTGTTTGCAGTCCGCGATGCACTTGAAGCGCGTTTCGGTGAGCCGACTTCTGCTAAGCTTGACTGGCGCCCCGAAAATACGATCACGCTGGACGAAGAGAAGGCTCGCAGCGTTCTCAAGCTGATTGATGTTCTGGACGATAACGATGACGTTCAGGCTGTCTATGCCAATTTTGACCTGCCAGACGACGTTGCAGAGGCGCTTGCCGCTTGA
- the ruvC gene encoding crossover junction endodeoxyribonuclease RuvC has product MIRIMGIDPGLRFMGWGIIDVDGNRLRHVASGVIGTDGAESVPLRLCELHGRLQALIREYAPAEAAVEETYVNRNGSSTLKLGYARGVALLTPAYEGLPVAEYGAMKVKKSVVGTGSASKEQVTMMIKRLLPGAEIYKADASDALAVAICHAHYRASSLQVAQGRHMA; this is encoded by the coding sequence TTGATCCGCATTATGGGGATCGACCCCGGCCTGCGCTTCATGGGGTGGGGCATTATTGACGTAGACGGTAATCGCCTGCGTCATGTTGCATCTGGGGTCATTGGTACTGACGGTGCGGAATCCGTACCGCTGCGCTTGTGTGAATTGCACGGGCGCTTGCAGGCGTTGATTAGAGAATACGCGCCTGCAGAGGCCGCAGTCGAAGAGACTTACGTAAACAGAAACGGTTCTTCGACATTGAAGCTGGGATATGCCCGTGGTGTTGCGCTGCTGACGCCAGCTTATGAAGGGCTCCCGGTTGCGGAATACGGCGCGATGAAAGTAAAAAAGTCCGTCGTTGGCACAGGCTCTGCCAGTAAAGAGCAGGTGACAATGATGATTAAGCGCCTGTTGCCCGGAGCAGAAATCTATAAAGCTGATGCCTCGGACGCTTTAGCCGTGGCCATATGTCATGCGCATTACAGGGCAAGTTCATTGCAGGTAGCGCAGGGGAGGCACATGGCATGA
- the ruvA gene encoding Holliday junction branch migration protein RuvA translates to MIGQLTGLVGQIEGERCIVDVNGVGYVVSASTRTLASVPMPPSVARLLIETVVREDAILLYGFASTEEQEWFRLLTTVQGVGAKVALAILSSNAPGDLFLAINAGDRASLTRAAGVGPRLADRILSELKNKIAKMPVGAATIAPQGGFVTAAAETGLEGDALLALAGLGFRRAEAWPVVKKILAEHDGASLDLVIRLSLKDLAR, encoded by the coding sequence ATGATTGGTCAACTTACAGGGCTTGTCGGGCAGATTGAGGGTGAGCGCTGCATCGTTGATGTCAACGGCGTAGGCTATGTTGTATCCGCCTCCACGCGCACGTTGGCATCCGTCCCGATGCCTCCCTCTGTCGCACGTTTGCTGATTGAAACGGTTGTACGAGAGGATGCCATTCTGCTTTACGGCTTTGCTTCCACTGAGGAGCAGGAATGGTTTCGGCTTTTGACAACGGTTCAGGGCGTTGGAGCAAAAGTCGCCTTGGCGATCTTGTCCTCTAACGCTCCGGGTGACTTGTTTTTGGCCATTAACGCCGGTGACCGGGCATCTTTGACGCGGGCGGCAGGCGTTGGTCCCCGCTTGGCAGACCGAATATTAAGCGAGTTGAAGAATAAAATCGCTAAGATGCCCGTTGGTGCAGCGACAATCGCTCCTCAAGGCGGGTTCGTAACCGCGGCTGCCGAAACAGGGCTGGAGGGTGATGCTTTGTTGGCATTAGCCGGGCTGGGGTTTCGCCGTGCAGAAGCGTGGCCGGTCGTCAAAAAGATATTGGCAGAGCATGATGGTGCGAGTTTGGATTTGGTGATCCGGTTGAGCCTTAAGGATCTGGCACGATGA
- the ybgC gene encoding tol-pal system-associated acyl-CoA thioesterase: MATHKIRFRVYYEDTDAGGIVYHARYLAFAERARSEAMRSANAAVTELLETDGIGFVVRQVGVRYRTPLRLEDMMEVETALIAITPARLKLKQTIRNAEKLDEEAVVLDVELACIEMNTLKPARIPPRWCDAIRKLEAGVH, from the coding sequence ATGGCAACGCATAAAATTCGTTTTCGCGTTTATTACGAAGATACGGATGCCGGGGGGATTGTTTATCACGCCCGTTACCTCGCGTTCGCAGAGCGCGCCCGCAGTGAGGCAATGCGTTCTGCAAACGCGGCAGTTACCGAACTTTTAGAGACGGACGGTATTGGATTTGTCGTTAGGCAAGTCGGGGTCCGTTACCGCACGCCGCTGCGCCTTGAAGACATGATGGAGGTTGAGACTGCGCTCATTGCAATTACGCCTGCGCGTCTCAAGTTGAAGCAGACCATACGAAACGCCGAAAAGCTGGATGAAGAGGCGGTCGTTCTGGATGTTGAACTCGCCTGTATTGAGATGAATACGTTAAAACCGGCCCGAATTCCGCCACGTTGGTGTGATGCAATAAGAAAATTGGAAGCAGGAGTGCATTGA
- the tolQ gene encoding protein TolQ, whose product MDHDVTSSALGAVNAAGLSPLDLFLHASIVVKLVMIGLILCSAGVWAIIAEKFFLLRRVNREATVFEDRFWSGGSLDELYESDGARPTHPLAAVFGAAMGEWRRSARISGIDLVHGGVKDRVDRAIGITVGRENDRLGARLVFLATIGPVAPFVGLFGTVWGIMHAFGSIAAMHNTNLSVVAPGISEALFATAIGLVTAIPAYVAYNVIGASLDRFSDRMDAFGTEFAAILSRQSEERSEGKV is encoded by the coding sequence GTGGATCATGACGTGACTTCAAGCGCGCTTGGAGCGGTCAACGCGGCTGGACTTTCGCCGCTAGACTTGTTCCTGCACGCTTCCATCGTCGTCAAACTGGTGATGATAGGGTTGATCCTGTGCAGCGCCGGTGTGTGGGCGATCATTGCAGAGAAGTTTTTCCTGCTGCGTCGTGTGAACCGTGAAGCAACGGTATTTGAAGATCGTTTCTGGTCGGGCGGCTCGCTGGACGAACTGTACGAATCCGACGGCGCACGCCCAACACATCCTTTGGCAGCCGTATTTGGTGCCGCAATGGGTGAGTGGCGCCGTTCAGCCCGTATTAGCGGGATTGATCTGGTACATGGTGGCGTAAAAGACCGCGTAGACCGTGCAATTGGTATCACAGTTGGCCGTGAGAACGACCGCTTGGGTGCTCGCCTGGTCTTTCTGGCAACAATTGGCCCGGTAGCGCCGTTTGTTGGGCTGTTCGGTACAGTCTGGGGTATTATGCATGCCTTTGGATCTATCGCAGCGATGCACAATACGAACTTGTCGGTTGTTGCTCCCGGTATTTCTGAAGCATTGTTTGCTACAGCTATCGGCCTTGTCACCGCGATTCCGGCCTATGTTGCGTATAACGTAATTGGTGCCTCGCTCGACCGTTTTTCGGACCGTATGGACGCTTTTGGCACAGAGTTTGCGGCGATCCTGTCGCGTCAGTCTGAAGAGCGTTCGGAAGGAAAGGTCTGA